The following coding sequences lie in one Saccharopolyspora hordei genomic window:
- a CDS encoding nuclear transport factor 2 family protein has protein sequence MEAEELFQRGTELLLAKDMDAFTDLFAPDCTVEFPFAEVTPARLTGREEVRAYLADYPERMDITGFPSVLVHRTTDPSTLVVELTAHGRTVATGEAYEMRYAWVLVVRDGLVAELRDYWSPVRAARASGTVRQLAEALTAEARA, from the coding sequence GTGGAAGCCGAAGAACTGTTCCAGCGCGGCACGGAGCTGCTGCTGGCCAAGGACATGGACGCGTTCACCGACCTGTTCGCCCCGGACTGCACCGTCGAGTTCCCGTTCGCCGAGGTGACCCCGGCGCGGCTGACCGGGCGGGAGGAGGTGCGCGCCTACCTGGCCGACTACCCGGAGCGGATGGACATCACCGGGTTCCCGTCGGTCCTGGTGCACCGGACCACCGACCCGTCGACGCTCGTCGTCGAGTTGACCGCGCACGGGCGGACCGTGGCGACCGGGGAGGCGTACGAGATGCGCTACGCCTGGGTGCTCGTGGTGCGCGACGGTCTGGTCGCCGAGCTGCGCGACTACTGGAGCCCGGTGCGGGCGGCCCGGGCGTCGGGCACCGTCCGGCAGCTGGCGGAGGCGCTGACCGCGGAGGCGCGGGCATGA
- a CDS encoding helix-turn-helix domain-containing protein, translating into MNKRELAEFLRRRREARRPEEVGLAVNGRRRTPGLRREEVAWLAGVSANYYERLEQARAPRPSTQVLTALSRALRLTEAESEHLTRLAGQAPPVRDEPVPDGVLRLLDRLGPVPAYVLDERYDVVAWNALAASLVADVAAVPPAERNVLRMAMRERRCSSHGDEFARHAAADLRRAAARHPEDRRLAELAREFAEHNAGFAESWTDHEVRPRPTVRKHIDHPHLGGLDLEVQVLHAPTSAHRLVFLTAEPGTPTHDVLTRHHLAASGGS; encoded by the coding sequence GTGAACAAGCGCGAGCTGGCCGAGTTCCTGCGCCGCCGCCGGGAGGCGCGGCGACCTGAGGAGGTCGGTCTTGCAGTGAACGGTCGCCGCCGCACGCCGGGGCTGCGCCGCGAGGAGGTCGCCTGGCTGGCGGGGGTGTCGGCGAACTACTACGAGCGCCTGGAACAGGCGCGCGCCCCGCGCCCGTCCACGCAGGTCCTCACCGCGCTGAGCAGGGCGTTGCGGCTGACCGAGGCGGAGAGCGAGCACCTGACCCGGCTCGCCGGGCAGGCCCCTCCGGTGCGCGACGAGCCGGTGCCGGACGGCGTGCTGCGCCTGCTGGACCGGCTGGGGCCGGTCCCGGCGTACGTGCTCGACGAGCGCTACGACGTCGTCGCGTGGAACGCGCTGGCCGCCAGCCTGGTCGCGGACGTCGCCGCGGTCCCGCCCGCGGAACGCAACGTGCTGCGCATGGCGATGCGCGAGCGCCGGTGCTCCTCCCACGGTGACGAGTTCGCCCGGCACGCCGCGGCGGACCTCCGCCGCGCCGCCGCCCGCCACCCGGAGGACCGGCGGCTCGCCGAGCTGGCCCGCGAGTTCGCCGAGCACAACGCGGGTTTCGCGGAGTCGTGGACCGACCACGAGGTGCGGCCCCGGCCCACCGTGCGCAAGCACATCGACCACCCGCACCTCGGCGGCCTCGACCTGGAGGTGCAGGTCCTGCACGCCCCGACCAGCGCCCACCGCCTGGTCTTCCTCACCGCGGAACCGGGGACGCCCACCCACGACGTCCTGACCCGGCACCACCTCGCGGCGAGCGGAGGTTCGTAG